One stretch of Argiope bruennichi chromosome 3, qqArgBrue1.1, whole genome shotgun sequence DNA includes these proteins:
- the LOC129963086 gene encoding dimethylaniline monooxygenase [N-oxide-forming] 2-like, whose product MAKSVKKIAVVGGGFAGMCSVTCLKEEGGFEPVCFEKTSNPGGTWYYREEVEIGVPSIMPTTIINHSKEMGALSTYPPPKENNNFMRHSELYDYAINYFKSNDVLKHVQCNMEVISVKKAPDYEETGRWVVTVKNTESSEETTDTYDGVMVCVGHVNRPNMPSYPGQDLFKGKILHTHSLKGVESYRDKTVVVVGMGCSGLDAAVETSNVAKQVYVSTRSGAHVFQRVGPHGYPYDYTLARRYIFSLFDIFPASFISWLLECLFMDPQFNQRLYTVQPKHHLLSKDPVINDHLASKLLSGLVKQERDIERFTEDGVIFEGDDEVTKADAVIMATGYTWKFPFLEDDVIVKEEGRINLYKCMFPTQLEHGTLVLIGFILPYGPGFPLGELQCRWATQVLAGNCKLPSKEEMLKDVIDRQAYNVKRYLPSEKMSLRVDFLPYCDDIASEFGAKPNFVKMFFTDPKLFFKLVFGPTLSYQYRLQGPHAWDGAREAIMTSEDRVLYPLNKGNLKETHENMLVTFIKKILRMIFF is encoded by the exons ATGGCGAAATCGGTCAAGAAAATAGCAGTGGTGGGAGGTGGTTTCGCTGGGATGTGTTCAGTTACTTGCTTAAAAGAAGAAGGTGGTTTTGAACCAGTGTGCTTCGAGAAAACATCCAATCCAGGAGGAACGTGGTATTACAGGGAAGAAGTTGAAATTGGAGTTCCTTCCATCATGCCCACTACTATTATCAACCACAGCAAAGAAATGGGCGCTCTGAGCACATATCCACCTCCAAAAGAGAACAACAATTTCATGAGACACTCAGAGCTCTATgattatgcaataaattatttcaagtccAATGATGTTCTGAAGCATGTTCAGTGCAACATGGAAGTGATAAGTGTGAAAAAAGCACCTGATTACGAAGAAACAGGTAGATGGGTCGTTACTGTAAAGAATACAGAATCAAGTGAAGAAACCACTGATACTTACGATGGCGTAATGGTTTGTGTAGGGCATGTAAACAGACCAAACATGCCATCATATCCTGGTCAGGatttattcaaaggaaaaatCTTGCATACACACAGCCTGAAAGGAGTTGAGTCATATCGAGACAAAACGGTGGTTGTTGTAGGCATGGGTTGCTCAGGATTGGATGCAGCCGTGGAGACAAGTAATGTTGCAAAACAA GTATACGTTAGTACTCGTTCTGGAGCTCATGTCTTTCAGCGCGTTGGACCTCATGGATATCCTTACGATTATACATTAGCAAGAAGatacattttttctctttttgacaTATTTCCTGCATCTTTTATTAGTTGGCTTTTAGAATGCTTATTCATGGATCCTCAATTCAACCAAAGATTATACACTGTCCAACCCAAGCACCACCTATTATCCAAAGATCCCGTTATTAATGACCATCTAGCATCAAAATTACTTTCCGGTTTGGTGAAGCAGGAGCGTGACATCGAGCGCTTCACGGAAGATGGTGTCATTTTTGAAGGAGATGATGAAGTCACCAAGGCGGATGCTGTTATCATGGCTACTGGATATACATGGAAATTTCCGTTTTTGGAAGACGATGTTATAGTTAAGGAAGAAGGCAGGATTAATCTTTACAAATGCATGTTTCCAACTCAACTAGAGCATGGAACGCTGGTACTGATCGGGTTTATTCTTCCCTATGGGCCAGGTTTCCCTCTTGGAGAGTTGCAATGCCGTTGGGCAACTCAGGTGCTGGCGGGCAACTGCAAATTGCCATCCAAAGAGGAAATGCTCAAGGACGTCATAGACAGACAAGCGTATAATGTGAAGAGATATTTGCCAAGTGAGAAAATGTCACTGAGAGTTGATTTCCTTCCCTATTGTGATGATATAGCCTCAGAGTTTGGAGCAAAACccaattttgttaaaatgtttttcacaGATCCAAAGCTGTTTTTCAAATTAGTATTCGGACCCACCCTCTCGTATCAGTACAGACTCCAAGGCCCTCATGCTTGGGATGGTGCCAGAGAAGCTATTATGACGAGTGAGGATAGAGTTTTATACCCGTTAAATAagggaaatttaaaagaaacccATGAAAATATGCTGGtgacttttataaagaaaatcctGAGAATGATCTTTTTTTGA